The following proteins are encoded in a genomic region of Nicotiana sylvestris chromosome 4, ASM39365v2, whole genome shotgun sequence:
- the LOC138889593 gene encoding uncharacterized protein, translated as MIEANDKKVETYNSRVDQIPGVPPVMKGVDSKKFIQRLFPEEVAPKPIPKKFRMPELPKYNGTSDPNEHITTYACAVKGNDIKDDEIESVLLKKFGETFSKEAMMWYHNLAPNSIDSFSILVDSFIKAHAGAIKVATRKSDVFRIKLRENKMLREFVSRFQTERMELPPVSDDLAMQDFTQVLNERSSVASKQLKENLVEYPIVTWSDVHNRYQSKIRVEDDQLGAPMSSVYPSRLLAKEPKPNKERYQPYTKDKRNAPRRNPPRNDQRLY; from the coding sequence atgatagaagccaatgacaagaaggtcgagacatacaactccagggtcgaccaaattccgggcgtACCCCCGGTCAtgaaaggtgtagattcaaagaagttcatacaaaggctgtTCCCAGAGGAAgtggccccgaaacccattccaaagaagttcagaatgccggaactcccaaagtacaacgggacctcagaccctAATGAACACATTACTACTTACGCTTgcgcagtaaagggcaacgacataaaggatgacgagatcgagtctgtcttacTAAAGAAATTCGGGGAAACATTCTCGAAGgaggccatgatgtggtatcacaacctagctcctaactccatagactcattttccATACTGgtagactccttcataaaggcacatgccggtgccatcaaagtagcaacaaggaaatctgacgtgttCAGGATCAAGCTGAGGGAGAACAAAATGctacgagagttcgtatctcgcttccaaacggaacgaatggaactaccaccagtctctgaTGACTTGGCGATGCAGGACTTCACTCAAGTTCTGAATgagcgaagctcagtggcttcgaagcagctgaaagagaatctagTCGAATATCCcatcgtgacctggtcggacgtccacaaccgataccagtcgaaAATCAGGGTTGAAGACGACCAGCTAGGAGCCCCCATgagctcagtatacccaagcaggctgctggcgaaggagccaaagccaaacaaggaaagatatcagccatacaccAAAGACAAaaggaacgccccgaggcgcaacccacctcgcaaCGATCAAAGGTTATACTAA
- the LOC138889594 gene encoding uncharacterized protein codes for MEAKEKKVSARPVVQLKAIKDKPVLVMGKGPVVAAEKPEPVKVAFSDDELPVEGTEQNNALYLTVKCEGSMVTRALIDNGSSTNICTLSTLNKLKIDEDRVRKNNICVRGFDGGGTNTVGDIVLELIIGPVEFTMEFQVLDAAVSYNLLLGRP; via the exons atggAAGCCAAAGAGAAGAAAGtaagtgcaaggccagtggttcagttaaaagcaataaaagacaagccagtgttggtaatgggaaagggaccagTTGTGGCTGCAGaaaagccagagccagtcaa ggtagcattttctgatgatgaattgcccgtggaaggcacagaacaaaACAacgctctctatttgacggtcaaatgtgaaggttcaatggttactcgggcactgatcgataacgggtcaagcactaatatttgcacgttgtccacattgaacaagttaaagattgatgaggatagagtCCGAAAGAATAACATTTGTGTTCGAGgattcgacggagggggaacaaacacagtaggggatattgtactcgaattgattattggcccagtcgaattcactatggaatttcaggtgttggatgctgcagtatcctataatcttttgttgggtcgaccatag